In Dryobates pubescens isolate bDryPub1 chromosome 8, bDryPub1.pri, whole genome shotgun sequence, a genomic segment contains:
- the ANKRD22 gene encoding ankyrin repeat domain-containing protein 22 — protein sequence MGSTDVLVKYVLINFIFFHQPICQAAYNNDLNEVQILLERNSNSVNIQDSFGGDTPLICACKRGNNRIVSYLLKRNADVNLRNKKDRTCLHYAVRKRFTFLDYVLIIILMPVMLIGYLLMVSKTKQNENLIKMLLRAGVDVNAADFSGSTALHYACEMKNQTVIPLLLEAHADSSVKNQDGETPLDIARRLQFHNIESMLRKNS from the exons ATGGGAAGTACAGATGTCTTAGTGAAATATGTCCTGATAAATTTTATCTTCTTTCATCAGCCCATTTGTCAGGCAGCTTATAATAACGATCTCAATGAAGTTCAGATCCTTTTGGAACGCAACAGCAACTCTGTGAACATCCAGGACAGCTTTGGTGGAGACACCCCCTTGATTTGCGCATGTAAACGGGGAAACAACAGGATAGTTAGCTATCTCCTGAAAAGAAATGCTGACGTCAACCTCAGAAACAAG AAGGACCGCACTTGTCTGCACTATGCTGTAAGAAAACGGTTCACCTTCCTTGACTATGTGCTCATCATAATCCTCATGCCAGTTATGCTCATTGGATATCTTCTCATG GTCTCAAAGACTAAACAGAATGAAAATCTGATCAAGATGTTGCTTAGAGCTGGAGTGGATGTTAATGCTGCAGACTTT tCTGGTAGCACAGCCCTTCACTATGCTTGTGAAATGAAAAACCAGACAGTCATTCCTCTACTGCTTGAAGCTCATGCAGACTCCTCTGTAAAGAATCAG GATGGCGAGACTCCCTTAGATATAGCAAGAAGACTGCAGTTCCACAACATTGAAAGCATGCTAAGGAAAAATTCCTAG